The Fluviicola sp. genome contains a region encoding:
- a CDS encoding Ada metal-binding domain-containing protein, whose amino-acid sequence MRFGGNKTLKIYGTLACTSGKRMKRENRVFFSDEQEAISTGFRPCGHCLKKEYLTWKE is encoded by the coding sequence ATCCGTTTCGGGGGAAATAAAACGCTGAAAATCTACGGAACGCTGGCCTGCACTTCCGGCAAACGCATGAAAAGAGAAAACCGGGTTTTCTTCTCCGATGAACAGGAAGCCATTTCAACCGGTTTCCGGCCCTGCGGCCATTGTTTGAAAAAAGAGTATCTGACCTGGAAAGAATAG
- a CDS encoding 2OG-Fe(II) oxygenase, with the protein MEISSKLEQVDWQAVTEAMHQKGFAVIPDLLTNEQTEMLKAMYDDPAIYRKTVVMERHRFGLGEYKYFNYPLPEIIREIRTRIYPKLAPIANAWFKALHMETSFPQQHSELLEQCAQSGQQKATVLILKYGKGGFNTLHQDLYGECYFPIQLVLFLSDPETDFTGGEFVLTQQIPRAQSKAIVLKPHKGDALIFTTHFKPEKGTKGYYKSVMKHGVSEVHTGERYTLGIIFHDAVS; encoded by the coding sequence ATGGAAATCAGCTCTAAACTAGAACAGGTCGATTGGCAAGCCGTTACCGAAGCCATGCACCAAAAAGGATTCGCAGTGATCCCGGATCTACTGACCAATGAACAAACTGAAATGCTGAAAGCCATGTACGATGATCCGGCAATTTACCGAAAAACTGTTGTTATGGAACGTCATCGCTTCGGTTTGGGTGAATACAAGTATTTCAATTATCCCTTGCCGGAAATCATACGGGAAATCCGGACCCGCATTTACCCGAAACTTGCACCTATTGCCAATGCCTGGTTCAAAGCATTGCACATGGAAACTTCATTTCCACAGCAACACAGCGAATTATTGGAACAATGTGCTCAGAGCGGGCAACAAAAAGCAACGGTTTTGATCCTGAAATACGGGAAAGGCGGTTTTAATACGCTCCACCAGGATTTATACGGAGAATGTTATTTCCCGATCCAACTGGTGCTGTTCCTCAGTGATCCCGAAACCGATTTTACGGGCGGCGAATTTGTATTGACGCAGCAAATCCCGCGGGCACAATCCAAAGCCATTGTTCTAAAGCCCCATAAAGGTGATGCACTGATTTTTACAACCCATTTCAAACCGGAAAAAGGAACGAAAGGTTATTACAAATCCGTTATGAAACATGGCGTGAGCGAAGTCCACACCGGAGAACGGTATACACTGGGCATTATTTTTCACGACGCCGTCAGCTGA
- a CDS encoding methylated-DNA--[protein]-cysteine S-methyltransferase, translating to MNEQEQLNYKRIAEAIEYIKNNFREQPNLDEVASKVHLSPFHFQRLFREWAGTTPKKFLQYISIEHAKKLLTNQQATLSDTAFETGLSGTGRLHDLFIRIEGMTPAEYKNGGKNLSINYSFAESPFGPMIVASTPKGVCYMAFEEQEEKALTNLKVKFPHAAMERKSDLLQQDALFIFQNNWERLPEIKLHLKGTDFQLKVWETLLKIPMGKLATYGTIATQVGNPNASRAVGTAIGSNPVAFLIPCHRVIQSSGNLGGYMWGNTRKTAIIGWEGAQTSSEI from the coding sequence ATGAACGAGCAGGAACAACTCAATTACAAGCGGATTGCCGAAGCTATCGAGTACATCAAAAACAACTTCAGGGAGCAGCCCAACCTGGACGAAGTTGCTTCTAAAGTGCATTTAAGCCCTTTTCATTTTCAACGGTTATTCAGAGAATGGGCAGGAACAACTCCCAAAAAATTCCTGCAATACATCAGCATCGAGCACGCAAAAAAACTACTGACCAACCAACAGGCTACACTTTCCGATACTGCTTTCGAAACGGGACTTTCCGGTACCGGCAGGCTTCACGACCTGTTCATCCGGATTGAGGGAATGACTCCGGCAGAATATAAAAACGGAGGCAAAAACCTGTCGATCAACTACAGCTTTGCTGAAAGTCCTTTTGGCCCTATGATCGTTGCTTCCACACCAAAAGGTGTTTGTTACATGGCTTTTGAAGAGCAGGAAGAAAAAGCACTCACTAACCTGAAAGTCAAGTTTCCGCATGCGGCCATGGAGCGAAAATCAGATCTTCTGCAACAAGACGCGTTGTTTATTTTTCAAAACAATTGGGAGCGGTTACCCGAAATAAAACTGCATTTAAAAGGAACTGACTTTCAACTGAAGGTTTGGGAAACGCTTTTGAAAATTCCCATGGGAAAACTGGCTACTTATGGCACAATTGCAACGCAGGTTGGAAATCCGAACGCTTCACGGGCAGTTGGAACAGCAATAGGAAGTAATCCGGTTGCCTTTTTAATTCCTTGTCACCGGGTCATCCAATCATCGGGGAATTTAGGCGGCTACATGTGGGGCAATACGCGCAAAACGGCAATCATAGGCTGGGAAGGTGCCCAAACCAGTTCTGAAATCTAA
- a CDS encoding phytanoyl-CoA dioxygenase family protein, whose product MPEIPKHRQELLENGFSIVNDIYSTDEINSILAVIDQADTSNDTFRKTTDLFAIRQFLKEIPSVVDLVFTDQLKTLIKEVVGDSCFVVKSIYFDKPEASNWYVAYHQDLTISVDKKIELENFGPWTTKQNQFAVQPPLTFLENITTIRIHLDDTDENNGALKVIPKSHLKQIYRPETIDWTQETETICRVEQGGVMFMKPLTLHSSGRTINNRKRRVIHIEFSSMELPAALNWAERINLEELL is encoded by the coding sequence ATGCCAGAAATTCCCAAACACCGACAAGAACTGCTTGAGAATGGTTTCTCCATTGTAAACGATATCTATTCTACCGACGAGATAAACAGCATACTGGCTGTTATTGATCAGGCAGATACCTCCAATGATACATTCCGGAAAACAACCGACCTGTTTGCTATCCGGCAATTTTTAAAGGAAATTCCTTCTGTTGTTGACCTGGTTTTTACAGACCAATTGAAAACCCTGATCAAAGAAGTTGTAGGCGATAGCTGCTTTGTTGTTAAGAGCATTTATTTCGACAAGCCGGAAGCTTCCAACTGGTATGTGGCCTATCACCAGGATTTGACTATTTCTGTGGACAAGAAAATTGAACTCGAAAACTTTGGTCCCTGGACTACGAAACAAAATCAATTTGCAGTTCAGCCACCGTTAACGTTTTTAGAAAATATCACCACGATCCGGATCCATCTGGATGATACGGACGAAAACAACGGTGCTTTGAAAGTTATTCCAAAATCCCATTTAAAACAAATTTACAGACCTGAAACGATAGATTGGACACAGGAAACCGAAACAATCTGCCGTGTAGAGCAAGGCGGTGTGATGTTCATGAAACCGTTAACCTTGCATAGTTCCGGCAGAACGATTAATAACCGGAAAAGGCGTGTTATTCATATTGAATTTTCAAGCATGGAATTACCGGCAGCATTAAATTGGGCGGAAAGAATTAATTTAGAAGAACTTCTATAA
- a CDS encoding YcxB family protein codes for MSRLNTIDITFEIDRSKELYKKYFKFERKREFKKAPVKFLYGLWAVLIIIAISLQIDALWIIGFICAVLTTVFFLYFFIKFQMAFNKFIKELEKKAGSDDKDFQFGFNSESIIYKSRNISSEIKWDMINGYIINDDDIYLYIENRELLDIISKRILEEQIFENFKSMLFEKCNQLRGR; via the coding sequence ATGTCCCGCTTGAACACAATTGATATCACGTTTGAAATCGATCGATCCAAAGAGCTTTATAAAAAGTATTTTAAGTTCGAACGGAAAAGAGAATTCAAAAAAGCGCCTGTAAAGTTTCTGTATGGATTATGGGCCGTACTGATCATCATTGCTATATCTCTGCAAATCGATGCGCTTTGGATTATCGGATTCATTTGTGCAGTTCTCACCACGGTGTTTTTCCTCTACTTTTTCATTAAATTTCAAATGGCCTTCAACAAATTTATAAAAGAACTGGAAAAAAAAGCAGGGTCCGATGATAAGGACTTTCAATTCGGTTTTAACTCTGAATCAATCATCTACAAATCCAGAAACATAAGTTCCGAGATAAAATGGGATATGATTAATGGATATATCATTAATGATGATGACATTTACCTGTACATAGAAAACAGAGAGCTTTTAGACATTATTTCAAAAAGAATCCTGGAAGAACAAATATTTGAGAATTTCAAAAGCATGCTCTTTGAGAAATGCAATCAACTTCGAGGCAGATAG
- a CDS encoding helix-turn-helix transcriptional regulator, whose protein sequence is MENQDLIALGKRVKELRLEKNLTQFELGARIGKNASSIGRLETGRVNPSFLYLKELAKGLEVPLTTLLDY, encoded by the coding sequence ATGGAAAATCAAGACTTAATAGCATTGGGTAAACGAGTTAAGGAACTTCGATTGGAGAAGAATCTAACTCAGTTTGAGCTTGGTGCAAGAATTGGCAAAAATGCCAGTTCAATTGGAAGACTTGAAACCGGAAGAGTGAATCCATCATTTCTATACTTGAAAGAATTAGCTAAGGGTTTGGAAGTCCCATTAACTACTTTGCTTGATTATTAA
- a CDS encoding DUF58 domain-containing protein, which translates to MKLLASLHLTRFFFLVAGTGIALVGGGFFVPFLGIIGKTVLFVLLFALILDVLLVNLYKEPIRVQRKYQERMNLGDENKVQVSVLNQTAQPLQVGIYEGYPLFMQKRAAVWNTILLPKKTKDFHYSFTPTERGEYEFRDVVIFVRSTLFLAQRRIVIPLVERIEVYPSVLQMKQYELKVFNQQTLSQGIKKVRRIGNTSEFEQIRNYVQGDDLRTVNWKATSRKNELMVNQYQEERSQPVYCVIDKSRPMQLAFHKMTMLDYAINSTLVFTNIALRKGDRAGLITFSDKMGTIVPAERNQGQLKRILESLYNQKTLFKEGNFELLYQTIRKQVKTRSLLLLFTNFESEFAMRRALPMLQRLNKRHVLVVIFFQNNELQELAQQPVHTHKELIEATVADKMSNVKWNIARELRQNGIQTILSKPEDLSINSINKYLELKAKGVI; encoded by the coding sequence ATGAAATTGCTTGCAAGTTTACATCTCACCCGCTTTTTCTTCCTCGTAGCAGGAACAGGAATTGCATTGGTCGGAGGAGGATTTTTTGTTCCCTTCCTGGGCATTATCGGCAAAACGGTTTTGTTTGTGTTGCTATTTGCCTTGATTCTGGATGTATTGCTTGTGAACCTGTATAAAGAACCGATCCGTGTGCAGCGAAAATACCAGGAACGCATGAACCTCGGCGACGAGAATAAAGTGCAGGTTTCTGTGCTGAACCAGACTGCTCAACCTTTGCAGGTGGGAATCTATGAAGGATATCCGCTCTTCATGCAAAAACGGGCTGCTGTCTGGAATACGATTTTATTGCCTAAAAAAACGAAAGACTTTCATTATTCCTTCACTCCCACCGAACGCGGGGAATACGAATTCCGCGATGTGGTGATCTTTGTCCGCTCCACCCTGTTCCTGGCTCAGCGTCGCATTGTCATTCCATTGGTGGAACGCATCGAGGTGTATCCTTCTGTTTTACAGATGAAGCAGTACGAATTGAAAGTCTTCAACCAGCAAACGCTTTCGCAGGGAATCAAAAAAGTGCGCCGAATCGGTAACACCAGCGAATTTGAGCAGATCCGCAACTATGTGCAGGGAGATGATTTACGCACCGTGAACTGGAAAGCAACGAGTCGCAAAAACGAATTGATGGTGAATCAATACCAGGAAGAACGTTCGCAGCCGGTTTATTGTGTGATCGATAAAAGCCGCCCGATGCAGCTGGCATTTCACAAAATGACCATGCTGGATTATGCGATTAACTCCACGCTGGTATTTACGAATATTGCCTTGCGAAAAGGTGACCGCGCCGGTTTGATTACCTTCTCCGACAAAATGGGAACCATTGTTCCGGCAGAGCGTAACCAGGGACAATTGAAACGCATCCTGGAAAGTTTGTACAACCAGAAAACGCTGTTCAAGGAAGGAAACTTCGAGTTGCTGTACCAAACGATCCGCAAACAGGTGAAAACACGCTCGCTCCTGCTACTGTTCACCAATTTCGAAAGTGAATTTGCGATGCGCCGTGCCTTGCCGATGCTGCAGCGCCTGAACAAGCGCCACGTACTGGTGGTAATCTTCTTCCAGAACAACGAATTGCAGGAACTAGCCCAACAACCGGTCCACACCCACAAAGAACTCATTGAAGCCACTGTAGCCGATAAAATGTCGAACGTGAAATGGAACATTGCCCGCGAATTGCGCCAAAATGGCATTCAAACCATCCTTTCCAAACCGGAAGATTTGTCTATCAATTCAATCAATAAGTATTTGGAGTTGAAGGCTAAGGGGGTGATATAG
- a CDS encoding MoxR family ATPase, with protein sequence MIQEGNDDLAAYMPSEGQPNEAGSNNPEEQASALSNPAETAASSSSGFVQRDQTELLWVAEKVNRVREEMRKYVIGQSEMIELLLAGIFSNGHILLEGVPGVAKTLSSKALSRVLHVDFSRIQFTPDLMPSDVIGTSVFSMKDSEFNFKKGPIFSNIVLIDEINRAPAKTQAALFEVMEERQITYDGTRYDMSFPFLVIATQNPVEQEGTYNLPEAQLDRFLFKIKLDYPTLDEETLILTRYKEQIQAPDLSTITAVFTADELHKVQKVVEKVIIEDRLIQYIAQIVNKTRNHSKLYLGGSPRASLSILKAAKAFAAIRGRDFVTPDDIQFVTIHVLNHRLILTPEAEMEGTQMEEVIREIVQTIEVPR encoded by the coding sequence ATGATCCAGGAAGGAAATGACGATTTAGCGGCATATATGCCAAGCGAAGGACAGCCGAACGAGGCTGGTTCCAATAACCCGGAGGAACAGGCAAGTGCTTTGTCGAACCCGGCCGAGACAGCCGCATCATCCAGTTCAGGTTTTGTTCAACGCGACCAGACCGAATTGTTGTGGGTTGCTGAAAAAGTAAACCGCGTGCGCGAAGAAATGCGCAAATACGTGATCGGGCAATCGGAAATGATCGAATTGTTGCTTGCAGGAATTTTCTCCAACGGACACATTCTTTTGGAAGGTGTTCCGGGAGTTGCAAAAACTTTGTCTTCCAAAGCTTTGTCGCGCGTATTGCACGTGGATTTTTCGCGGATCCAGTTCACCCCGGATCTGATGCCTTCGGATGTCATCGGTACTTCGGTATTCAGTATGAAGGACAGCGAATTCAACTTCAAGAAAGGACCGATCTTCTCCAACATCGTACTGATCGATGAGATCAACCGTGCACCGGCGAAAACACAAGCCGCTTTGTTCGAGGTCATGGAAGAGCGCCAGATTACTTACGACGGAACCCGTTACGACATGTCTTTCCCATTCCTGGTAATTGCTACGCAAAACCCGGTGGAACAGGAAGGAACGTACAACCTTCCGGAAGCACAATTGGACCGTTTCCTGTTCAAGATCAAACTGGATTACCCGACACTGGACGAAGAAACATTGATCTTAACACGATACAAAGAACAAATCCAGGCTCCGGACCTTTCCACTATCACAGCTGTCTTTACGGCAGATGAATTGCACAAGGTGCAGAAAGTGGTGGAGAAAGTGATCATTGAAGACCGTTTGATCCAGTACATTGCTCAAATCGTGAATAAAACACGGAACCATTCCAAATTGTACCTGGGAGGTTCGCCGCGTGCTTCACTTTCTATTCTAAAGGCCGCAAAAGCATTCGCAGCTATTCGCGGGCGTGATTTCGTGACACCGGATGATATCCAGTTCGTAACGATCCACGTACTGAATCACCGTTTGATCCTGACTCCGGAAGCGGAAATGGAAGGCACTCAAATGGAAGAAGTGATCCGTGAAATTGTTCAAACAATCGAAGTTCCGCGTTAA
- a CDS encoding stage II sporulation protein M: MKETSFIEQNKEKWKKFQSLTSNQTSDPEEIADLYSDITDDLSYAQTFYNKRTVRVYLNQIAQGIHNLVHKQRKDSFRKLFTVWRVSIPLEIYRSRKNLLFALFVFLFWTIIGAISTHFNPDFPRMILGDNYVEMTLKNIEKGDPLGVYHSGSQVSMFLEITLNNITVSFYTFILGIFFTIGTHIMIFNNSVMLGAFQYFFHLKGLLIVSFLGIWIHGAFEISSIAIAGGAGITLGNGLLFPGSYTRLQSLQLSAKRGLKIMMSLIPFLIAAGFLESYVTHNYQELADWSKWAIISVSFAIIIFYYIIYPIVVARRHPELVHESDPPIKTYVNVFELNKIRTFGQMFSDSFSFYRVHIGKIMRYNLVLTIPIILAIIVFQDLMRYEDLTHQYEYDWASQLSIIMGFDIQSFSDFVVTLLWTIILSVFTLSILYHFRNQEQKVSFKLFVPFMLQKLPGTWLGLSFLFLILFYVPWYWMFLVLFIAPFFWMQGASIVLGEERFGKRFGNGFRYGARNYGNVLLGISLMGLVLFIFAQPIACVLSYQEVNFMREPMLEDFLDKFADFIKNVSRYYTSDFLVPANIARQLVYVVFMLFSLPFFVIMMGFMFYTFREQNVSTGLRKQFENFGKRKRYQETSLDFD; encoded by the coding sequence ATGAAAGAAACCTCCTTCATAGAACAGAACAAAGAAAAATGGAAGAAATTCCAGTCTTTGACTTCAAATCAAACTAGTGATCCTGAAGAAATTGCAGATTTATACTCGGACATTACAGATGATCTGAGTTATGCGCAAACGTTCTATAACAAACGGACGGTTCGTGTTTACCTGAACCAGATCGCACAGGGCATTCACAACCTGGTGCACAAGCAGCGAAAAGATTCCTTCCGGAAACTGTTTACCGTTTGGCGGGTTTCCATTCCGTTGGAAATCTACAGATCACGTAAAAACTTATTGTTTGCTTTGTTCGTTTTCCTTTTCTGGACCATCATCGGGGCGATTTCTACCCATTTCAACCCGGATTTTCCGCGTATGATCCTGGGTGACAATTACGTGGAAATGACCCTGAAGAATATTGAAAAAGGCGATCCTTTGGGCGTTTATCACAGCGGTTCGCAGGTCAGTATGTTCCTGGAAATTACCCTGAACAACATCACGGTTTCTTTCTACACGTTCATCCTGGGAATTTTCTTTACGATCGGTACGCACATCATGATCTTCAACAACTCGGTGATGCTGGGTGCTTTCCAGTATTTTTTCCACCTGAAAGGCTTGCTTATCGTTTCATTCCTGGGAATCTGGATCCACGGAGCTTTTGAAATCAGTTCGATAGCCATTGCCGGAGGTGCCGGAATTACGCTCGGGAACGGTTTACTCTTTCCCGGTTCCTACACGCGCCTGCAAAGTTTACAGCTTTCGGCCAAAAGGGGCTTGAAAATTATGATGTCGCTCATTCCTTTCCTGATTGCAGCCGGATTTTTGGAAAGTTATGTGACGCACAATTACCAGGAACTCGCGGATTGGTCCAAATGGGCGATTATTTCGGTTTCATTTGCGATTATCATTTTCTACTACATCATTTACCCGATTGTAGTGGCAAGACGCCATCCGGAATTGGTCCATGAAAGTGATCCGCCGATCAAAACATATGTCAACGTCTTTGAACTGAACAAAATCCGTACGTTCGGGCAGATGTTCTCCGACAGTTTTTCGTTTTACCGCGTGCACATCGGGAAGATCATGCGCTACAACCTAGTTCTCACCATCCCGATTATCCTTGCAATTATTGTATTCCAGGATTTGATGCGCTACGAAGATTTAACCCATCAGTACGAGTACGACTGGGCTTCCCAGTTGAGCATCATTATGGGATTTGACATCCAGTCGTTCAGTGATTTCGTGGTGACTTTGCTCTGGACCATCATTTTATCCGTTTTCACGCTTTCAATCCTTTACCATTTCAGGAACCAGGAACAAAAAGTCAGTTTCAAACTGTTCGTTCCGTTTATGCTTCAAAAGCTTCCGGGAACCTGGCTGGGATTGAGTTTCCTTTTCCTGATCCTTTTCTACGTTCCGTGGTACTGGATGTTCCTGGTGCTTTTCATTGCGCCTTTCTTTTGGATGCAGGGAGCATCGATTGTTTTGGGCGAAGAACGTTTCGGCAAACGGTTTGGGAATGGTTTCCGCTACGGAGCAAGGAATTACGGAAATGTTTTGCTGGGTATTTCGCTCATGGGACTGGTATTATTCATTTTCGCGCAACCCATTGCCTGCGTACTGAGTTACCAGGAAGTCAATTTCATGCGGGAACCGATGCTGGAAGATTTCCTCGATAAATTCGCAGATTTCATCAAAAATGTTTCCCGCTATTACACTTCCGACTTTTTAGTGCCGGCAAATATTGCCCGTCAGCTGGTTTATGTAGTGTTTATGCTGTTCTCATTGCCGTTCTTCGTCATTATGATGGGATTCATGTTCTATACTTTCCGCGAACAGAATGTATCAACCGGCTTGAGAAAACAATTCGAGAACTTCGGAAAACGCAAGCGTTACCAGGAAACATCCTTAGACTTTGACTAG
- a CDS encoding RNA polymerase sigma factor, producing MTRREYNEAVELYADNLYRFVVKHTQNRMLSEDIIQETFAKVWEKHETIEASKVKSYLFTTAYHQMVDMLKKEKRTTSFESQEVKQDDPLSHLFDVQKTLQEAVNKLPEIQKTVILLRDYEGYNYNEIAEITALNESQVKVYIFRARQTLKNYLKSTELVA from the coding sequence ATGACAAGAAGAGAATACAATGAGGCAGTTGAATTGTATGCTGATAATCTTTATCGGTTTGTAGTCAAACACACCCAAAACCGGATGTTGTCCGAAGATATCATCCAGGAAACTTTTGCAAAGGTTTGGGAAAAACATGAAACGATCGAGGCTTCCAAAGTGAAGTCTTATTTATTCACCACAGCTTACCATCAAATGGTGGACATGCTGAAAAAAGAAAAACGCACCACCAGCTTCGAAAGTCAGGAAGTGAAACAGGATGATCCGCTGAGCCATTTGTTCGACGTTCAGAAAACCCTGCAGGAAGCAGTAAACAAATTGCCGGAAATTCAAAAAACCGTCATTTTGCTGAGAGACTACGAAGGATACAATTACAATGAAATAGCAGAAATTACGGCCCTGAACGAATCACAGGTAAAAGTGTATATCTTTAGAGCCCGTCAGACCTTGAAGAACTACCTGAAATCAACAGAATTAGTAGCATGA
- a CDS encoding energy transducer TonB, protein MKFFLIFFLMVSPTAFAQYERYVDPEEPAQFPGGYKEYSKFARANFNYPPDAIEKELTGRCYVSFTVSKEGICSDFVVKKAIPDCPSCNAEALRLLKLMPPWEPAKLNGKPIESKFTLPVVFTLE, encoded by the coding sequence ATGAAGTTCTTTCTGATATTCTTTTTGATGGTTAGTCCGACCGCTTTCGCACAGTATGAACGCTATGTTGACCCGGAAGAACCTGCGCAATTTCCTGGAGGTTACAAGGAATACAGTAAATTCGCCAGAGCCAACTTTAATTATCCTCCGGATGCTATTGAAAAAGAACTGACCGGGAGATGTTACGTTTCTTTTACGGTTAGCAAAGAAGGAATTTGTTCGGATTTCGTCGTAAAGAAAGCGATACCGGATTGTCCGTCGTGCAATGCAGAAGCTTTGCGGCTTTTAAAATTAATGCCCCCCTGGGAACCTGCTAAATTGAATGGAAAGCCTATTGAGAGTAAGTTCACTCTTCCTGTTGTTTTTACCCTTGAATAA
- a CDS encoding energy transducer TonB, producing MKFLLFFFLIVGFHAFAQDTLCDNPDEAAQFPGGSGAFKAFIDKNLIYPEESLQYEGLCFVSFLVCEDGTCQNFKVSHGVSDCPDCDREAILMLQLMPKWKPALRNGKPVPVKHSVKIVFRLQDVLVSEGIVEKKRKVAIDNETPAEFPGGTPALNRWLGENMHYPQEALDYGLTGKCYVKFVVGADGVCRDFKILRGVRDCLSCDLEALRLFSIMPKWNPATKEDKPLEVSMRVAITFKLN from the coding sequence ATGAAGTTCTTATTGTTTTTCTTTTTGATAGTGGGATTCCATGCATTTGCACAAGATACACTTTGTGATAATCCCGATGAAGCGGCTCAATTTCCAGGGGGATCGGGTGCTTTTAAAGCATTTATCGACAAGAACCTAATTTATCCCGAGGAATCATTGCAATACGAGGGGCTTTGTTTTGTGAGCTTTCTTGTTTGCGAAGATGGTACTTGTCAGAATTTCAAGGTCAGCCACGGTGTTTCAGATTGCCCCGATTGTGATCGGGAAGCGATCCTGATGCTACAATTGATGCCGAAATGGAAACCGGCATTGCGAAATGGAAAACCTGTTCCGGTTAAGCACAGTGTTAAAATTGTTTTCAGGTTGCAGGATGTCCTGGTGTCGGAAGGGATTGTGGAGAAAAAGAGGAAAGTAGCTATTGATAATGAAACACCTGCTGAATTTCCGGGTGGAACACCGGCTTTGAATCGTTGGCTTGGTGAAAATATGCATTATCCGCAGGAGGCTTTGGATTATGGGCTTACGGGAAAATGTTATGTGAAATTTGTGGTTGGAGCAGACGGTGTCTGCCGTGATTTTAAAATTCTACGTGGAGTTAGGGATTGTTTGAGCTGCGATCTGGAAGCTTTGCGCCTGTTTAGTATCATGCCCAAATGGAATCCTGCTACGAAAGAAGATAAGCCCCTTGAAGTATCAATGCGTGTTGCAATTACTTTCAAATTGAATTAG
- a CDS encoding energy transducer TonB, whose amino-acid sequence MKQILLAFSLQFVCGIAFSQEPPALTEPVKVEKTEEPIYGVVDEPAVFPGGNEGMTKYIKTNLHYPQSAKKEGIEGECYVEFVVSNSGYVSWVKIRKGITDCPECEMEAVRVVKNMPRWTPGKIAGKPVNSMFVLPIIFDLNN is encoded by the coding sequence ATGAAACAAATTTTATTGGCCTTTTCGCTCCAGTTCGTTTGTGGAATTGCTTTTTCACAGGAACCACCGGCTTTGACTGAGCCCGTGAAAGTTGAAAAGACCGAAGAACCCATTTACGGAGTAGTGGATGAGCCGGCTGTTTTCCCAGGAGGAAACGAAGGAATGACGAAGTACATCAAAACGAACCTGCATTATCCGCAATCTGCTAAGAAAGAAGGAATTGAAGGAGAATGCTATGTGGAATTTGTGGTAAGTAATAGTGGTTATGTCTCTTGGGTAAAAATTAGAAAAGGAATAACAGATTGCCCGGAATGTGAAATGGAAGCGGTTAGGGTCGTGAAGAATATGCCGCGCTGGACACCCGGAAAAATAGCAGGAAAACCTGTGAACAGTATGTTTGTGCTTCCCATCATTTTTGATCTGAATAATTAA
- a CDS encoding energy transducer TonB has product MKKLVIISFLQLICGVAFSQEPVKAPPAPKEEIMYPVLDEPAEFPGGMSALKEYLKTNVKYPESAKEKEIAGKCYVQFIVNELGDVANAQVKKGVIDCPECDKEAVRIVNTMPRWTPGKIKGKPVKSTFTLPIIFKPE; this is encoded by the coding sequence ATGAAAAAATTAGTGATAATCTCGTTCCTGCAACTTATATGTGGAGTTGCTTTTTCGCAGGAACCTGTTAAAGCTCCTCCCGCTCCTAAAGAGGAAATAATGTACCCGGTTTTGGATGAACCCGCTGAATTTCCGGGAGGAATGTCGGCATTAAAGGAATACCTGAAAACAAACGTAAAGTACCCGGAATCTGCTAAGGAAAAGGAGATTGCGGGGAAATGTTATGTGCAATTCATAGTGAATGAACTCGGAGATGTCGCCAATGCCCAGGTGAAAAAGGGAGTAATAGATTGCCCGGAATGTGACAAGGAGGCGGTTCGGATCGTGAATACCATGCCGCGATGGACACCAGGTAAAATAAAAGGAAAACCAGTAAAGAGTACATTTACACTTCCAATTATTTTTAAACCTGAATAA